aaattatgatattttcgtCAATCGATATATCTTACCAATAtatcattttcatcttcttcaataCACGATATATTGAcaataaggatgaaaatatcagtaatcataaatatatcgatattttgattttacggatatatcggaaatatcggaggtggatattttttcacaaatatcaGTGGagcgaaaattattcaaaattcataggaATACTtcgaaaaactccaaaaaaaaatgataaaacaagtcagaatacacattttaaagttattttgtaagtgtaattgacgtAGATAtggtcaagaaaaaaaaacattggtaGGCAAAGATATATCAGTAGATTCAATTCttggattttaagaataataaatatgaattttggaagtgtataaagttataattgagttaagaaatatttgattttattgaataaaaacaatttatacataaacATAATACATATGATATTGTAATAgtctttagtaccaaaatgaagatcgatgtggttccatcatattattaaataaatggaGTCCATCttgttgaaaacaatatttatttaaaatatttattacattttaaatgaaaaattaaattaatttatataaaatattttatttgatatttaatttctaaaattttatttaaaatatgtggtaacaactttttccattaacattaatttatttaaataattaaaattattaataatttatcttatcaaattaattttaatttataaaatattagaactttctTAATTCTTTATATTATAGCAATTTTTTgggtaaattatatttttaatattttaaaataaaaacatttaaaattaaataaaattgaaatgataaatataaaaaaaaatgtaagagtgaagtgataataatttttaaaaataggattaatgagataaatatgaaaagtgttaaaaaataaaaagataatataaaatgaaatgatgatATAAAAACATGGGTGAAATCTGAGTCATTGGATCATTAAAAATTCACATCTGATCGTcggatgaattttcaaatttttcaaaaaaaacttgaaaaatcgTCGATTTTTTCCATTTATCCCTGTTGTTCCGCACGTCGCTCCACGACCAATTTAATCACCAATTTATTGATTCCaaaccgatatatcgccgatattttggtaatattttcaatattttcccgAAATTTCTCTTGTTCGATAATTGGTActcaaaatcatttcaaaatgatcTGATATCCGAAATATCACcgataaaatctaaaatttcaatCCTTGATTGACGATATATCAACAATACATCCCCATATTTTTGTTCTTGATATTAGGGCATCCAAATAAATATTAGACTTATGTTTTACAATAATTAATTACATGTGCTTTATAATCTAGAACTAGAGCATTGGACAACAATCAAACATGTACTTAAGTATCTTAGGAGAATGAGAGATTTTATGTTTGTGTTCCATAGCGATGAGTTGGTACCCATCGAGTACACAAATTTAGATTTCAATTAGATCTATTTCTGTTTTTGTGTTCATTCTAGGTGGTGCAACTATTAGTTGGAAAAATGTGAAGTAATTTTGCATTGCTAACTCCACTATGGAAGGCAACTATGTTATGGCTTTTAAAACTACAAAGAAAGTCATTAGGCTTAAGAAGTTCTCATGGGACTTAGATAGTTCCCTTAATTGTACAATTTATGacattattttgtgataataatgGGGTAGtgacatatttttaaaaactaaagaaCCACTGGAAAGGTAAGTATATTGAGAGAAAGTACCACCTTATTTGTGAGATAGTGCAAAAAGTTGATATAGCTATAGAGAAGATACTTTATGTGAAGAATTTGATGGATCCTTTCATCAAGACTTTATCGAGCAAAGTCTTTGATGGTCATAGGGATAATATAGGTGTTAGATGTATTCCAAGGATGCTTTAAGGGCTAGTGAgagattgttaggatagagcccttaaaagtataatataatgtaacaataaataattttaattaattttatattatgatttcaattttccatttACTAtcattttcatgcattattTATATTGAGCATTTAGGCCTTGCATCACTTAAATTGGACATGACTTAAGTGCATTTTGGAGTTGTACGGAAAATTCATGTTATGGGTTCCTTGAAAATAGAAGAGTtgttcacaattggttcatAAACTTAGACAATCTATTTAatattgtagtgcactaccttctaattgaAAGGATGACTTATCTTAGTCATTACGATAAGATTCTCATAGTTAGTGTATTAGTGTATATGATTACACATTGGGCATGACCTATAGTGAGACATAACATtagctatcaagtagtcataatctcaccaagctactatattatAAAGGCTCTTAACctaagaggatattgagctaATGTTAAGGTTTTCAATGACTTTGACCTCCGAATAAGACCCTAAGATGGTCACACATTTCCTTTGTATTGGGCCACTATTACTTAAGAAAGATGGGTAACATGTATTCTCAAAATAGACACTGATATCTCGTGGGTTTGAGATAATGTATCCCCTTGGGTTATTCTAAGAATATGATCATAAAAACTATGGTTGTAATAATTCCTTAATTAGGATTTGGCATACTTTTTtaaagttagagtatgtcaattgattatataatagAAGGATCTGAGACTCAAGGATCATAAaaataatcttgagaggttgataacatctatcttgttagattacaaatacTAGTTCATGGAAAGCTTAAATGTAGTCGTTAGTAAGTCACAGACTTGAGCTTTGTATCTCGATTTAATATTATAGAACATTGAagtgcaattgactctttgTAATTGGAAGTTAAGTCAACTTTACTCTAACTCTCTCTAACAACTTACTTTGTGCTACCAAACTCCATTATGATAATAGAGTATTTGTTgaattttatcctaattatttcCTTGTTAAAGAAGTCATAAAGAAAGTCCCTCTTCAAGGTCAACTTGATCATGGCCTCAATTGCGTTCAACCTATTTCATTCTCTCTTATCTCAACAACACCTTAATCTCTTACTATTGCATCAACTCTAACCTCAACTCTTTTATCTCCtctaataagaataatttttggCACAATCACCTTGGTTATCTAGCCTCCCACATAGCGAATGGTGTCTTAACTTATTTTGATGTGTTAAAAGCACTATAAtcagtttcaaaattttgttcttcatGCCAAATATCCAAAGTCTTAGATCACCTTTTGTTCTTTTAGAATCTAAATTAATGAAACCTTTTGAATTAGTTCACTTTGATTTATGGGGTCCAACACCTATTCCCGTTGTGAATAGAATGTGTTATTTCTTGtcatttattaatgattttCCTTGCTTTACTTAGCTCTATCTTCTCAAGACTAAAAATGAGATTTATCTGACCTTCTTAAAGTTTAGAAGTATTGTTGAtacttaatttaaaactaaaaccaaATCCCTTCAAACAAAGTGGCGTGGTgagtttcatattttttctacttttctctcttctcatgGTATTCATCACAAATTCTTATGTCCTTACACACCACAACAAAATGGCGTAAAAATCGCTATGTGGTTGATGTTAGGTGGACCATGTTCACACATGGTGCTATGTCATTTTCTTATTAGCCATATGCCATTTATATCACCACTTACATTATAAACAATCTTCCTACTTTTGTCCTTGATCATAAATGATCTTAACCCTCTATCAAAGGCCTCCTTCATATTCCTCGATCTCTATGAGTATCTTGTTGTACCTATTTTCCCTTTCTAAGTAATAATGCCTTGATATATATATCAGGGCATGTGATTTTCAATGAATTTGCTTTGCCATTTAAAACTTCTATTTCTAATTCTACTGCTCCCTAGATctacttctatatatatatatatattctcttccatacttttttttttccttatccaACTGCCGTTCCTTCCTCCACCCTTTCTTCTACTTCGTCTCCACCTCCACCCTCTCATGTCCATCCACTTACTGGTCACCTGTACATAGGAATGTGGTTTTCAATAAATCTACTTTGCCATTTAAAACTACTTCTATTTTCTGATTCTACTGCTCCCTTTATATTTTCCCTTCCATACTCCTTTCTTCCTTATATATCCAACTTCCTTTCCTTCTTCCACCCTTTCTTCTACTTCATCTCCATCTCCACCCTCTCATGTCTATCTTGGTCCATCCACTTCCTCTCAACTAGTACTAAGTGGGATAAGTACGCATTTTTCCCAGAAAGTACTCCTcttttgtattatatttatagtAGAAAAAGATGGTGATGGGAGGATGAATGTTAATATGCAAGAGAATcgaaattcataaaaatatcaatatgaaTTGTGTAATAGTATATTAACAAACTTGTCCAACTATGTTGAATCCATTATCTCATGTTAGAAATTAGCAATTATAACCCATGATTTTATATTCCTAAATTGTACcttcatatataaattatttgtcacttattataattttataagcataaaaaatttatataaattatcatAACTAATAttgtttatcatttaatttaataaaatataattatatataagtcAACATATTTTAATCCCTAAATTCTTTACATATTTAAATCAAAAGCAATTAGTAAACCTAACAATATTAAAGTACtccaacaaaattttaattcaagtaAATCTTCAAAGTTCTAACGATATACCAATCCAAATAAATTAGATAAtcttactaaataaaaaatctctaatTCTAAAACTTTTTGCATGTCAAGTAGGAAACTTAGCCTTAATCAAACATCGagtatttaatgtttttaaatcaaaattccaaaaatttagataaaataaatccataaattttttattcaattatattattaattcataataaataaattcataaaaaagaaatttcaaatttcaaattttcaaatagaaaattaatgTTGATTGTTCCAAttgatttgttatcatctttTGATGATGATAAAAGGTTTTCAAATTAAGCCTTGTTTCCTCTCACTTGGTTTTCTTGCTTGTGTTTTATACCGCTTTGATCTTCATCAAAGAATCTCATTCTTGCCCCATTTTCATAAACCGAGCCAACTCACAATATTAGTAAAATGGAAAAGTAGggtttgattataaaaaatatgaaactaaAACATGGCTTAAGGTTCTTTTCGCTCTATTTTGAAACCTTTatagaacaaaaagaaataggCTAAAGCTCATAAAAGTTATCTAAAATGAAGGATACCATGAAACCTTGCTCTGTGTTTTCTCTAATGTTGGTTTCGTGCTCTTTTTCACAAcctttgaaatgaaaaaccGTTTATCTACAATGGGCTAAAGGGTTAGAAATGGGTAGAAGAATATTTTCATCAAGAAtgggttattttttaaattaaaagaattccAATGTTAgatttacaatttaaaaattatttcgtccattttaatcaaatatcacaatattataccataaaagaaaaatagtttaaCAAGTTCCATGGTTGATTTGATATGTCTTAAATTTACAACGAAGTTGTATATTTGAACTCAATTACATCAAATTTATAAGTTAGGCATCCTAAAGCTTTATTTAAAGAGTGCTTATTATACAACTTCAAGCGTTTGAAGGACTAGGTTTTTAAGCAAAACCTTGCTTTTAATGGATATCCATCATTTTAggcggtgtttgtttttttggctttttgttgaaagtaatttgtttttagaatttaggttatttgtttttatatttttttatgatttattataaattttttactaaatagaaaaaactaaaatatataactttttctaaatagtaaaaataacatattagtttttctttactttttaatactacAAAAAcgaacaacttaatatttaacactattaagtattaaggttttatttagaattaagtaagaaaacaaacaccaccttagacaAATGCTGAATTGAAGAAACATAAATTGAATTACAAGTATAACAAATGTACATGCAAAATACAAACTgcagaaaggaaaaacaaaataccaaATCAATACGCGGAGTTTTGTCCTCAATTAATCATCCTTCGCATCATCGAAGTCATGGCCTTGGGCTCCTTGGGCTCCTACGAAATGAGAACTCTGATGAAGTGATGTTGATCTCATGTTGAGTTTGAATGGGGAGGGGTCCGAGGGCCAATTGGGCTGAGCTTGAGTCTTGAGTCCCTCGTCCCGGCTCTCTCGATTCAAAATTCTCTGGCCTTTGCTCATCATCATCCTTCTTCCCTAGAGACCCTGATCCTTCTCCATACCACCGTTCGTTGTCGTAGTTAGATGCCACTGGAGACATATCAGGAGTGTTGTTGTCGTAGCTTTGCAACAGATGAACTGGGGACATCCCATATGATGGGGTCGATGGCCTACTTGACTGTGGGGACACACCATCCGAGTGCCCGTGTCTTGTGTGCTTTCTGGCCGTCTCGTGCCAGTCTCTTAGAGCCACGGCTACTTTGTCATTAAAAACAGTCGATCTCATGGTGGTGCCCATCTgtatatatcaagaaaaatcTCATTACTTCTTCTTTAATCTTCAAAAACTATATGTGATTAAGCCAGAATTTTCATTTGGATCTTTTCTTACCTGTGTCACTAAGGCATAGAGTGGGAGTGTCACATAACTGCACAGTACCTGTGTCATGACCCTGAACAAATCAACGACACACAGAATCAGCAATTGCTCCTTAGTATATGCAGGTTGTATCGTTGTGATGAAACTCACCCCATTGTGATCCTGATGACATAATCTTCAGTAGTGTCATGATAGCAAGATTTCAACCCATACTGAAAgatcagaaaagaaaaacaaaagccaTGAGACACTGCAAAGAGGAGGAGGGGGAAGAAAAGAGAGGTTTGAGTCGATTGCTTTGCTCACCGTGCTCCATGCAAAGAAAGCCAGCTGAAATGCATTCTGTGATTTAAGAAACAAGACACAAGTAGCATAGAAATAGTTAGAATGTACCATAGTATTATGTGAGCCACCATGGGATCAAAGAAAGGGTAAATAGAGTGGATGTAACTGAGAAATACCAGAAAGAGAACGAAGTTGATCAGAAAGAGCATGAGGCTGGGGCGATTGAACCAAAAGAGGTGGTCGCCTGGCTCAACTATTGGTGTACCCTTCACCACAACACCTCTCTCTGCAATCCTCAATCCCAATTCGGTTATTATCACTTGTAGCTTTGTTCCCACCAAGAGCAGTATCTGCAACATTCACATTGATTCAACCAAACTTGTCATCCTTATTGCCCCTCAACCCAAAATCATATATGTGAAAACTGAAAACCAATTCTGGAGAAATGAAGTATTGTAATGAAATTGTGCTTACAATTAAGGGGATGAATGGAAGCCAAAAGTAAGAATACCACCCTGCCCAAAAACAACAGAAAATTTCTCAGTCTCTCATGGCCTCAAAGTCACGACCAACTGTAACTAGCTACCAAAGAATGGTACGAGGATTAAGCTTACCATGTGTGTTGGTGAGTAGGAACAATATTGCACAGAACCATATTACTGGGCTGCACAAAAGATAAAGGGCATATGCCCCATGGTGGTAAGATAAGAGATCTAAACAAGGAAACAAGGCTCTCTTTGAAAAGTGTTCTGAAAAAtggttctaaaaaatattttttgaaagctattttatattttattagacAAGAACTTTTGAaagcctaaaatatttataacttattttctatattttaaaaataatttttaataatgcttacaaaacaaatgaaaataactataaaaaaaatgttttttctaaatactcttttttttttcttttttttttttaagaacaaaaatcttcttttgttttctagttGGGAATgtggttttcaatttttttttttctcctaaagAAATAaggagtgttttaaaaaacagttagcAAACGGGACTTAAAATTCCAAGTGTATATAGAGAGGACCAACCTGATGCCCACTACGGCTTTGAAGTCCTCTTCAAGTGATCTGTGGATGTACTTCCggaaatcaaattttctttcgCTTTCGGGTGCCAAATGTGCCTGAGAATCAATTGGTAGATCAATTTGGGTTTGGGATTCTTTCTTGAGTGTGCTCAACTTGGTTTATATATTCAGATGTTCAACTTACCACGATAAATCCATGTCTTAAAGCAAGATAGTCATCTCTGTGAACCGATCCGTAGAATTGTCTAAAGAAGCACACCTGATggaatggaaaaagaaaagaaaaaaagaaggttaTATAGAAGGttgttatattttcaataacaattgccaattgtaattttcattttcccgagaaaatggagaaaaaatcTTACAATCCATAGGAGAACAGGAGAGCTGCTCCAGAAATTCAAATGCCTGCGCCCAAAGGATGTTTCCCTTGCATACCTAAACCTCTCTGGATCTGCAACAACACAAC
This DNA window, taken from Vitis riparia cultivar Riparia Gloire de Montpellier isolate 1030 chromosome 13, EGFV_Vit.rip_1.0, whole genome shotgun sequence, encodes the following:
- the LOC117928767 gene encoding MLO-like protein 12, which codes for MAEELKDRSLTETPTWAVAVVCFVLLAVSIFIEHIIHHIGSWLARRNKRALCEALEKIKAELMLLGFMSLLLTVLQTPISKICISKSVGSTWYPCDVDEKKFKNTCGTDSGKVPFVSYYGIHQLHIFIFVLALFHVIYCVATLALGTYKMRRWKTWEDETRTAEYQYSHDPERFRYARETSFGRRHLNFWSSSPVLLWIVCFFRQFYGSVHRDDYLALRHGFIVAHLAPESERKFDFRKYIHRSLEEDFKAVVGISPVIWFCAILFLLTNTHGWYSYFWLPFIPLIILLLVGTKLQVIITELGLRIAERGVVVKGTPIVEPGDHLFWFNRPSLMLFLINFVLFLNAFQLAFFAWSTYGLKSCYHDTTEDYVIRITMGVMTQVLCSYVTLPLYALVTQMGTTMRSTVFNDKVAVALRDWHETARKHTRHGHSDGVSPQSSRPSTPSYGMSPVHLLQSYDNNTPDMSPVASNYDNERWYGEGSGSLGKKDDDEQRPENFESREPGRGTQDSSSAQLALGPLPIQTQHEINITSSEFSFRRSPRSPRP